The following are encoded together in the Ovis aries strain OAR_USU_Benz2616 breed Rambouillet chromosome X, ARS-UI_Ramb_v3.0, whole genome shotgun sequence genome:
- the MED12 gene encoding mediator of RNA polymerase II transcription subunit 12 isoform X21, whose amino-acid sequence MAAFGILSYEHRPLKRPRLGPPDVYPQDPKQKEDELTALNVKQGFNNQPAVSGDEHGTAKNVNFNPAKISSNFSSIIAEKLRCNTLPDIGRRKPQVNQKDNFWLVTARSQSAINTWFTDLAGTKPLTQLAKKVPIFSKKEEVFGYLAKYTVPVMRAAWLIKMTCAYYAAISETKVKKRHIDPFTEWTQIITKCLWEQLQKMAEYYRPGPAGSGGCGSTIGPLPHDVEMAIRQWDYNEKLAMFMFQDGMLDRHEFLTWVLECFEKIRPGEDELLKLLLPLLLRYSGEFVQSAYLSRRLAYFCTRRLALQLDGVSSHSSHVMSAQSTSTLPTTPAPQPPTSSTPSTPFSDLLMCPQHRPLVFGLSCILQTILLCCPSALVWHYSLTDSRIKTGSPLDHLPIAPSNLPMPEGNSAFTQQVRAKLREIEQQIKERGQAVEVRWSFDKCQEATAGFTIGRVLHTLEVLDSHSFERSDFSNSLDSLCNRIFGLGPSKDGHEISSDDDAVVSLLCEWAVSCKRSGRHRAMVVAKLLEKRQAEIEAERCGESEAADEKGSIASGSLSAPSAPIFQDVLLQFLDTQAPMLTDPRSESERVEFFNLVLLFCELIRHDVFSHNMYTCTLISRGDLAFGAPGPRPPSPFDDPADDPERKEAEGSSSSKLEDPGLSESMDIDPSSSVLFEDMEKPDFSLFSPTMPCEGKGSPSPEKPDVEKEVKPPPKEKLEGTLGVLYDQPRHVQYATHFPIPQEESCSHECNQRLVVLFGVGKQRDDARHAIKKITKDILKVLNRKGTAETGGEDGQKRRRNRPEAFPTAEDIFAKFQHLSHYDQHQVTAQVSRNVLEQITSFALGMSYHLPLVQHVQFIFDLMEYSLSISGLIDFAIQLLNELSVVEAELLLKSSDLVGSYTTSLCLCIVAVLRHYHACLILNQDQMAQVFEGLCGVVKHGMNRSDGSSAERCILAYLYDLYTSCSHLKSKFGELFSDFCSKVKNTIYCNVEPSESNMRWAPEFMNDTLENPAAHTFTYTGLGKSLSENPANRYSFVCNALMHVCVGHHDSDRVNDIAILCAELTGYCKSLSAEWLGVLKALCCSSNNGTCGFNDLLCNVDVSDLSFHDSLATFVAILIARQCLLLEDLIRCAAIPSLLNAACSEQDSEPGARLTCRILLHLFKTPQLNPCQSDGNKPTVGIRSSCDRHLLAASQNRIVDGAVFAVLKAVFVLGDAELKGSGFTVTGGTEELPEEEGGGGSGSRRQGGRNISVETASLDVYAKYVLRSICQQEWVGERCLKSLCEDSNDLQDPVLSSAQAQRLMQLICYPHRLLDNEDGENPQRQRIKRILQNLDQWTMRQSSLELQLMIKQTPNNEMNSLLENIAKATIEVFQQSAETGSSSGNAASNMPSSSKTKPVLSSLERSGVWLVAPLIAKLPTSVQGHVLKAAGEELENGQHLDTSSRKERDRQKQKSMSLLSQQPFLSLVLTCLKGQDEQREGLLTSLYSQVHQIVTNWKDDHYLDDCKPKQLMHEALKLRLNLVGGMFDTVQRSTQQTTEWAVLLLEIIISGTVDMQSNNELFTTVLDMLSVLINGTLAADMSSISQGSMEENKRAYMNLVKKLRKELAERQSDSLEKVYQLLPLPKPTRDVITCEPQGSLIDTKGNKIAGFDSIFKKEGLQVSTKQKISPWDLFEGLKPSAPLSWGWFGTVRVDRRVARGEEQQRLLLYHTHLRPRPRAYYLEPLPLPPEDEEPPAPTLLEPEKKAPEPPKTDKPGAAPPSTEERKKKSTKGKKRSQPAVKTEDYGMGPGRSGPYGVTVPPDLLHHANPGSISHLSYRQSSIGLYTQNQPLPAGGPRVDPYRPVRLPMQKLPTRPPYPGVLPTTMTGVMGLEPASYKTSVYRQQQPAVPQGQRLRQQLQAKISQGMLGQSSVHQMTPSSSYGLQTSQGYTSYVSHVGLQQHTGPAGTMVPPSYSSQPYQSTHPSTNPTLVDPTRHLQQRPSGYVHQQAPTYGHGLTSTQRFSHQTLQQTPMIGTMTSLGPQGVQAGIRSASILPEQQQQQQQQQQQQQQQQQQQQQQQQQQYHIRQQQQQQQQQQILRQQQQQQQQQQQQQQQQQQQQQQQAHQQQQQQAAPPQPQPQSQPQFQRQGLQQTQQQQQTAALVRQLQQQLSSKPAFLPKECPHRITGGGRGGRGGG is encoded by the exons ATGGCGGCCTTCGGGATCTTGAGCTACGAACACCGGCCCCTGAAGCGGCCGCGGCTGGGGCCTCCTGATGTGTACCCTCAAGATCCCAAACAGAAGGAG GATGAATTAACGGCCTTGAATGTAAAACAAGGTTTCAATAACCAGCCCGCTGTCTCTGGGGATGAACATGGCACTGCCAAGAATGTCAACTTTAATCCTGCCAAG ATCAGTTCCAACTTCAGCAGCATCATTGCAGAGAAGTTACGTTGTAACACCCTCCCTGACATTGGTAGAAGGAAGCCCCAAGTGAACCAGAAGGACAACTTCTGGCTGGTGACTGCACGATCCCAGAGTGCCATTAATACTTGGTTTACTGATCTGGCTGGCACCAAGCCACTCACACAACTAGCCAAAAAG GTCCCCATTTTCAGTAAGAAGGAAGAAGTGTTTGGGTATTTAGCCAAATACACAGTGCCTGTGATGCGGGCTGCCTGGCTCATTAAGATGACCTGTGCCTACTATGCAGCAATCTCAGAGACCAAGGTTAAGAAGAGACATATTGACCCCTTCACAG AATGGACTCAGATCATCACCAAGTGCTTATGGGAGCAGCTTCAAAAGATGGCTGAATACTACCGACCAGGGCCTGCTGGAAGTGGGGGCTGTGGCTCCACTATAGGGCCCTTACCCCATGATGTTGAGATGGCAATCCGGCAGTGGGACTACAACGAGAAGCTGGCCATGTTCATGTTTCAG GACGGAATGCTGGACAGACATGAGTTCCTGACCTGGGTACTTGAGTGTTTTGAGAAAATCCGTCCTGGAGAGGATGAACTGCTTAAActgctgctgcccctgctgcTTCGA TACTCTGGAGAGTTTGTTCAGTCTGCATACCTCTCCCGCCGCCTTGCCTACTTCTGTACACGGAGACTGGCCCTGCAGCTGGATGGTGTGAGCAGTCACTCATCTCATGTGATGTCTGCTCAGTCGACAAGCACACTGCCCACCACCCCTGCTCCTCAGCCCCCAACTAGCAGCACACCCTCTACACCCTTTAGTGACCTGCTTATGTGCCCTCAGCACCGGCCCCTAGTTTTTGGCCTCAGCTGTATCCTTCAG ACCATCCTGCTGTGTTGTCCTAGTGCCCTGGTTTGGCACTATTCACTGACTGATAGTCGAATCAAGACTGGCTCACCACTTGACCACCTGCCTATTGCCCCCTCCAACCTGCCCATGCCAGAGGGCAACAGTGCCTTCACTCAGCAG GTTCGTGCAAAGTTGCGGGAGATCGAGCAACAGATCAAGGAGCGAGGACAGGCCGTTGAGGTTCGCTGGTCTTTTGATAAGTGCCAGGAAGCTACTGCAG GCTTCACCATTGGACGAGTACTCCATACTTTGGAAGTGTTGGACAGCCATAGTTTTGAACGCTCTGACTTCAGCAACTCTCTTGATTCCCTCTGTAATCGAATCTTTGGATTGGGGCCTAGCAAGGATGGGCATGAG ATCTCCTCAGATGATGATGCAGTGGTATCATTACTGTGTGAATGGGCTGTCAGCTGCAAGCGTTCTGGTCGGCATCGTGCGATGGTGGTAGCCaagctgctggagaagagacaggcagAGATTGAGGCTGAG CGTTGTGGAGAATCGGAAGCTGCAGATGAGAAGGGTTCCATTGCCTCTGGCTCCCTTTCTGCTCCCAGTGCTCCCATTTTCCAAGATGTCCTCTTACAGTTTCTGGATACACAGGCTCCCATGCTGA cGGACCCCCGAAGTGAGAGTGAGCGAGTGGAATTCTTTAACTTGGTACTGCTGTTCTGTGAACTGATTCGACATGATGTTTTCTCCCACAACATGTACACTTGCACCCTCATCTCCCGAGGGGACCTTGCCTTCGGAGCCCCTGGTCCCCGGCCTCCCTCTCCCTTTGATGACCCGGCTGATGACCCAGAGCGCAAGGAGGCtgagggcagcagcagcagcaagctggaG GATCCAGGACTCTCAGAGTCTATGGACATTGACCCTAGCTCCAGTGTGCTCTTTGAGGACATGGAGAAGCCTGATTTCTCA TTGTTCTCCCCCACTATGCCCTGTGAGGGGAAGGGCAGTCCATCCCCTGAGAAACCAGATGTTGAGAAGGAGGTGAAGCCCCCACCCAAGGAGAAGCTAGAAGGAACCCTTGGGGTTCTTTATGACCAGCCGCGGCATGTGCAGTATGCCACACACTTTCCCATCCCCCAG GAGGAGTCATGCAGCCATGAGTGCAACCAGCGGTTGGTCGTACTGTTTGGGGTGGGAAAGCAGCGAGATGATGCCCGCCATGCCATCAAGAAAATTACCAAGGATATCCTGAAGGTTCTGAACCGCAAGGGGACAGCAGAAACTG GTGGGGAGGATGGACAGAAGCGGCGACGAAACCGACCTGAAGCTTTTCCCACTGCCGAGGATATCTTTGCTAAGTTCCAGCATCTTTCGCATTATGACCAACACCAGGTCACGGCTCAG GTCTCCCGGAATGTTCTGGAGCAGATCACGAGCTTTGCCCTTGGCATGTCGTACCACTTGCCTCTGGTGCAGCATGTGCAGTTTATCTTCGACCTCATGGAATATTCACTCAGCATCAGTGGCCTCATCGACTTTGCTATTCAG CTGCTGAATGAACTGAGTGTAGTCGAGGCCGAACTGCTTCTCAAATCCTCAGATCTGGTGGGCAGCTACACCACGAGCCTGTGCCTGTGCATCGTGGCTGTCCTGCGCCACTATCACGCCTGCCTCATCCTCAACCAGGACCAGATGGCACAGGTCTTTGAGGG GCTGTGTGGCGTAGTTAAGCATGGGATGAACCGGTCCGATGGTTCCTCTGCAGAACGCTGTATCCTTGCATATCTCTATGATCTGTACACCTCCTGTAGCCATTTAAAGAGCAAATTTGGGGAACTCTTCAG TGACTTCTGCTCCAAGGTGAAGAACACCATCTACTGCAATGTGGAGCCATCAGAGTCCAACATGCGCTGGGCACCTGAGTTCATGAACGACACTTTAGAGAACCCCGCTGCTCACACCTTCACCTACACGGGGCTAGGCAAGAGTCTTAGTGAGAACCCTGCTAACCGCTACAGCTTTGTCTGCAATGCCCTTATGCACGTCTGTGTGGGGCACCATGATTCGGATAG GGTGAATGACATCGCCATCCTGTGTGCAGAGCTGACCGGCTATTGCAAGTCACTGAGTGCAGAGTGGCTGGGAGTGCTTAAGGCCTTGTGCTGCTCCTCTAACAATGGCACTTGTGGTTTCAACGACCTCCTCTGCAATGTAGAT GTCAGTGACCTGTCTTTTCACGACTCCCTGGCCACTTTTGTTGCCATCCTCATCGCTCGGCAGTGTTTGCTCCTGGAGGATCTGATTCGCTGTGCGGCCATCCCTTCACTCCTTAATGCTG CTTGCAGTGAACAGGACTCTGAGCCAGGGGCCCGGCTTACCTGCCGCATCCTCCTCCATCTTTTCAAGACACCTCAACTCAATCCTTGCCAATCGGATGGAA ACAAGCCTACTGTAGGAATCCGCTCCTCCTGTGACCGCCACCTGCTGGCTGCCTCCCAGAACCGCATCGTGGATGGAGCTGTGTTTGCTGTTCTCAAGGCTGTGTTTGTACTTG GGGATGCGGAACTGAAGGGTTCGGGCTTCACTGTGACAGGAGGAACAGAAGAACTtccagaggaggagggaggaggtggcAGTGGCAGTCGGAGGCAGGGTGGCCGCAACATCTCTGTGGAGACAGCCAGTCTGGATGTCTATGCCAAGTACGTGCTACGCAGCATCTGCCAGCAG GAATGGGTAGGAGAACGTTGCCTTAAATCGCTGTGTGAAGACAGCAATGACCTGCAAGACCCAGTGTTGAGCAGTGCCCAGGCCCAGCGCCTCATGCAGCTTATCTGCTACCCACATCGGCTGCTGGACAACGAGGATGGGGAAAACCCACAGCGGCAACGCATTAAGCGTATTCTCCAG AACTTGGACCAGTGGACCATGCGCCAGTCTTCGTTGGAACTACAGCTCATGATCAAGCAGACCCCTAACAAT GAGATGAACTCCCTCTTAGAGAACATCGCCAAGGCCACAATCGAGGTTTTCCAACAGTCTGCAGAGACAGGGTCATCTTCTGGAAATGCTGCAAGCAACATGCCCAGCAGCAGCAAGACCAAGCCTGTGCTCAG CTCCCTAGAACGCTCGGGTGTATGGCTGGTGGCTCCTCTCATTGCCAAACTGCCCACCTCAGTCCAGGGGCATGTGTTAAAGGCTGCTGGGGAAGAATTGGAGAACGGCCAGCACCTGGACACCTCTTCCCGCAAAGAACGTGATCGACAAAAGCAAAAGAG CATGTCCCTGTTGAGCCAGCAGCCCTTCTTATCCCTGGTGCTGACATGTCTGAAGGGGCAGGATGAGCAGCGTGAGGGACTCCTTACCTCCCTCTACAGCCAGGTCCACCAG ATTGTGACTAACTGGAAAGATGACCATTATTTAGACGATTGCAAACCAAAGCAGCTAATGCATGAGGCACTCAAACTGCGGCTCAACCTG GTGGGGGGCATGTTTGACACAGTGCAGCGCAGCACCCAGCAGACCACGGAGTGGGCTGTGCTCCTCCTGGAGATCATCATCAGCGGCACTGTCGACATGCAGTCCAACAA TGAGCTCTTCACCACTGTCCTGGACATGCTAAGCGTGCTCATCAATGGGACCCTAGCTGCAGACATGTCCAGCATCTCCCAGGGCAGCATGGAGGAAAACAAACGTGCCTACATGAACCTGGTGAAGAAGCTGCGG AAAGAGTTGGCGGAACGCCAGTCGGATAGTCTGGAAAAAGTTTACCAGCTGCTGCCACTGCCCAAGCCGACTCGAGACGTGATCACGTGTGAGCCGCAGGGCTCCCTTATTGACACCAAGGGCAACAAGATTGCTGGCTTCGACTCCATCTTCAAGAAGGAG GGTCTTCAGGTTTCCACCAAACAAAAGATCTCTCCCTGGGATCTTTTTGAGGGCTTGAAGCCATCAGCGCCACTGTCTTGGGGCTGGTTTGGAACAGTCCGGGTGGACCGGCGCGTGGCCCGTGGAGAGGAGCAGCAGCGACTGCTGCTGTACCACACACACCTGAGGCCCCGGCCCCGCGCCTACTACCTGGAGCCACTGCCACTGCCTCCAGAAGATGAGgaaccccctgcccccaccctgctaGAGCCTGAAAAAAAGGCTCCAGAGCCCCCCAAAACTGACAAACCTGGAGCTGCTCCACCCAGCACTGAGGAACGCAAGAAGAAGTCCACCAAGGGCAAGAAGCGCAGCCAGCCTGCCGTCAAGACAGAA GACTATGGAATGGGCCCAGGCCGAAGTGGCCCCTACGGAGTGACAGTACCTCCAGACCTCCTGCACCATGCCAACCCTGGCTCCATCTCCCACCTTAGCTATAGGCAGAGCTCCATAGGCCTCTACACCCAGAACCAGCCACTGCCAGCAG GTGGCCCCCGCGTGGATCCATACCGCCCCGTGCGGTTACCAATGCAGAAGCTGCCTACCCGCCCACCTTACCCCGGAGTGCTGCCCACGACCATGACTGGTGTCATGGGACTGGAACCTGCCTCCTACAAGACGTCTGTGTACCGACAGCAGCAGCCTGCAGTGCCCCAAGGACAGCGCCTTCGCCAACAGCTCCAGGCAAAGATA AGTCAAGGGATGTTGGGACAGTCATCTGTCCATCAGATGACTCCCAGTTCTTCGTACGGTTTGCAGACCTCCCAG ggCTATACTTCTTATGTTTCTCATGTGGGATTGCAGCAACACACAGGCCCTGCAGGTACCATGGTGCCCCCCAGCTACTCCAGCCAGCCTTACCAGAGCACCCACCCTTCTACCAATCCTACTCTTGTAGATCCTACTCGCCACCTGCAGCAGCGGCCCAGTGGCTATGTGCACCAGCAGGCCCCAACCTATGGACATGGGCTGACCTCCACTCAAAG GTTTTCCCACCAGACACTGCAGCAAACACCCATGATAGGCACCATGACCTCACTGGGCCCCCAGGGTGTCCAGGCCGGCATCCGGTCGGCTTCCATCCtgcctgagcagcagcagcagcagcagcaacagcagcaacagcagcaacagcagcagcagcagcagcagcagcagcagcaacagcagtaccATAtccggcagcagcagcagcagcagcagcagcaacagatccTGCGG cagcagcaacagcagcagcagcagcaacagcagcagcagcagcaacagcagcaacagcagcagcaacaagcacaccagcagcaacagcagcaggcgGCTCCtcctcagccccagccccagtcccAGCCCCAG TTCCAGCGCCAGGGGCTTCAGCAgacacagcaacaacaacagacaGCAGCTTTGGTCCGGCAGCTCCAACAACAGCTCTCCAGTAAGCCTGCCTTCCTGCCCAAGGAGTGCCCCCACAGAATAactgggggggggaggggtgggaggggtggagggtAG